A DNA window from Theobroma cacao cultivar B97-61/B2 chromosome 5, Criollo_cocoa_genome_V2, whole genome shotgun sequence contains the following coding sequences:
- the LOC18598132 gene encoding pyruvate kinase 1, cytosolic, translating into MHSSHLLLEEPIRMASILEPSKASFFPAMTKIVGTLGPKSRSVDVISGCLKAGMSVARFDFSWRDAEYHQETLENLKAAVKSTKKLCAVMLDSVGPELQVVNKSEKAISLQADATVILTPDEGQEASSELLPINFDGLSEAVKKGDTIFIGQYLFTGSETTSVWLEVSEVKGNDVVCVIKNSATLAGSLFTLHASQIRIDLPTLSDKDKEVISTWGVQNKIDFLSLSYTRHAEDVRHAREFLSKLGDLYQTQIFAKIENIEGLNHFDEILKEADGIILSRGNLGIDLPPEKVFLFQKAALYKCNMAGKPAVVTRVVDSMTDNLRPTRAEATDVANAVLDGSDAILLGAETLRGLYPVETISIVGKICAEAEKVFNQDLYFKKTVKYVGEPMTHLESIASSAVRAAIKVKASVIICFTSSGRAARLIAKYRPTMPVLSVVIPRLKTNQLKWSFSGAFEARQSLIVRGLFPMLADPRHPAESTSATNESVLKVALDHGKVSGVIKSHDRVVVCQKVGDASVVKIIELDD; encoded by the exons ATGCATTCGAGTCATCTACTTCTAGAAGAGCCCATCAGGATGGCTTCAATCCTGGAGCCATCGAAGGCT AGTTTTTTCCCGGCAATGACGAAGATAGTTGGAACTTTGGGTCCTAAGTCTCGATCTGTAGATGTTATTTCCGGTTGCCTTAAAGCTGGAATGTCCG TGGCTAGGTTCGATTTTTCGTGGCGTGACGCGGAGTATCATCAAGAAActttagaaaatttgaagGCAGCCGTAAAGAGCACTAAGAAGCTTTGTGCG GTTATGTTGGATAGTGTGGGTCCTGAGTTGCAGGTTGTTAATAAAAGCGAGAAAGCCATCTCACTTCAGGCAGATGCTACCGTTATCTTGACGCCAGATGAAGGACAAGAGGCCTCTTCAGAATTATTGCCAATCAATTTTGATGGATTGTCAGAG GCGGTGAAGAAGGGAGACACTATTTTTATTGGTCAGTACCTGTTTACCGGGAGTGAAACCACGTCTGTATGGCTTGAG GTTAGTGAGGTGAAGGGAAATGATGTGGTTTGTGTGATAAAGAACTCTGCAACATTGGCTGGGTCATTGTTCACTTTGCATGCCTCTCAAATTCGTATTGATTTGCCTACTCTCTCTGATAAAGATAAGGAG GTTATAAGTACCTGGGGAGTTCAAAACAAAATCGACTTCCTCTCACTATCATATACACGACATGCAGAAGATGTTCGGCAT GCACGCGAGTTCCTTTCAAAGTTGGGTGACCTCTACCAGACACAAATTTTTGCCAAGATTGAAAACATAGAG GGATTGAACCATTTTGATGAGATTCTAAAGGAAGCAGATGGAATCATTCTTTCCCGTGGAAATTTGGGCATTGATCTCCCACCTGAGAAG GTGTTCTTATTTCAGAAAGCTGCTCTTTACAAGTGTAACATGGCTGGAAAGCCTGCAGTGGTCACTCGTGTTGTGGACAGTATGACTGACAACTTGAGGCCCACTCGTGCTGAGGCAACTGATGTTGCCAATGCTGTTCTTGATG GAAGTGATGCTATTCTTCTTGGTGCTGAGACCCTGCGTGGATTATACCCTGTTGAAACCATTTCTATTGTTGGCAAAATTTGTGCAGAG GCAGAGAAGGTTTTCAACCAGGATCTATATTTCAAGAAGACTGTCAAGTATGTTGGAGAACCAATGACCCACTTGGAGTCCATTGCTTCCTCTGCG GTACGGGCTGCAATTAAGGTGAAGGCATCAGTTATTATATGTTTCACATCCTCAGGGAGAGCTGCAAG ATTGATTGCAAAGTACAGGCCAACAATGCCTGTTCTCTCTGTTGTCATCCCTCGCCTTAAGACAAATCAATTGAAGTGGAGCTTCAGTGGGGCCTTTGAG GCAAGGCAATCCCTCATTGTCAGAGGTCTTTTCCCTATGCTTGCTGATCCACGACATCCT GCGGAGTCTACAAGCGCAACAAATGAGTCAGTTTTGAAGGTTGCCCTTGACCATGGGAAGGTTTCAGGAGTTATAAAGTCACATGATCGAGTTGTTGTCTGTCAGAAGGTTGGGGATGCTTCTGTCGTAAAGATTATTGAGCTCGACGATTAA
- the LOC18598131 gene encoding transcriptional regulator EFH1 isoform X1, with amino-acid sequence MFSISLNLLRSNSLHLSFLSAHIVVFFCYIIENLKERALTAFFSGYRRRRRSFQVPGDCYNSMVVSSLLGMLGLEMPLHPQQQQQQPQNPQSAQNPHQLHHHPQMVAYSHHETDHSQHQQSVKQGYPFASKTKQLSPLSDEDEPGFTPDDGAADAKRKISPWQRMKWTDSMVRLLIMAVYYIGDEAGSEGNDPAGKKKAGGLLQKKGKWKSVSRAMMEKGFYVSPQQCEDKFNDLNKRYKRVNDILGRGTACKVVENQSLLDTMDLSPKMKEEVRKLLNSKHLFFREMCAYHNSCGHGATAGASGANHSPEVATETSQIQHQQAQQQRCLHSSDTAQIAGNSGRMDPEALKLTKVGSDEEDDDDDDDSDDDEDEDDEEAMDGHSRGHNGHGQEDDEDNDEKSTRKRPRKGALAMSLSPLMQQLSCEAVNVIQDGSKSVWEKKHWMKMRLMQLEEQQVSYQYQAFELEKQRLKWVKFSGKKEREMEKAKLENERRRLENERMVLLVRQKELELVDLQHQHQPQQHSSSKRGDPSSITG; translated from the exons ATGTTTTCTATATCTCTCAATCTATTGCGCTCTAACTCGCTTCacctctcttttctctctgcTCATATTGTTGTTTTCTTCTGTTACATTATTGAAAATCTAAAAGAAAGGGCACTCACAGCCTTTTTTTCTGGgtatagaagaagaagaagaagctttCAGGTGCCTGGTGATTGTTACAACTCAATGGTAGTCAGTTCTTTACTGG GAATGTTAGGCCTTGAAATGCCATTACACCcccaacaacaacaacaacaacctCAAAACCCCCAAAGTGCCCAAAACCCACATCAGTTACATCATCACCCACAAATGGTTGCTTATTCCCATCACGAAACTGACCACTCACAACACCAACAATCTGTTAAACAAGGCTATCCTTTTGCTTCCAAAACTAAACAACTATCCCCTCTCAGTGATGAAGATGAACCCGGTTTTACTCCCGATGATGGTGCTGCTGAtgctaagagaaaaatatctCCATGGCAAAGAATGAAATGGACTGATAGCATGGTTAGGCTACTTATAATGGCGGTTTATTATATTGGTGATGAAGCTGGATCAGAAGGGAATGATCCTGCTGGCAAGAAAAAGGCTGGTGGATTATtacaaaagaaagggaagtGGAAATCGGTTTCGAGGGCTATGATGGAGAAAGGGTTTTATGTCTCACCACAACAATGTGAAGACAAGTTCAATGATTTGAATAAGAGGTATAAGAGGGTTAATGATATACTTGGTAGAGGAACAGCTTGTAAGGTGGTGGAGAATCAAAGCTTGCTTGATACAATGGATTTGTCCCCGAAAATGAAGGAAGAAGTTAGAAAATTGTTGAATTCTAAGCACTTGTTTTTCAGGGAAATGTGTGCTTATCACAATAGCTGTGGCCATGGTGCAACTGCTGGGGCTAGTGGTGCTAATCATTCGCCAGAGGTGGCCACTGAGACATCCCAGATTCAGCACCAGCAAGCTCAACAACAACGATGCCTCCATTCATCAGATACTGCTCAAATTGCTGGCAATTCGGGTAGAATGGATCCAGAGGCATTGAAATTGACTAAAGTAGGCAGTGACGAagaggatgatgatgatgatgatgactctgatgatgatgaggatgaGGATGATGAAGAGGCCATGGATGGTCACTCAAGAGGCCACAATGGACACGGTCAAGAAGATGATGAAGACAACGATGAAAAGTCTACTCGTAAAAGGCCAAGAAAGGGAGCATTGGCAATGTCATTATCACCATTGATGCAACAATTGAGCTGTGAAGCGGTGAATGTGATACAAGATGGGTCAAAGAGTGTTTGGGAGAAGAAGCATTGGATGAAAATGAGGCTAATGCAATTGGAAGAGCAACAAGTGAGCTACCAATACCAAGCATTCGAGCTTGAGAAGCAAAGGCTCAAGTGGGTCAAATTCAGTGGCAAGAAAGAGAGGGAAATGGAGAAAGCAAAGCTTGAGAATGAACGCAGGCGGTTGGAAAATGAGAGAATGGTGCTGCTTGTTAGGCAGAAGGAGTTGGAGTTGGTTGATCTTCAGCACCAACATCAACCTCAGCAGCATTCGTCAAGCAAGAGGGGAGACCCATCTAGCATCACTGGATGA
- the LOC18598131 gene encoding transcriptional regulator EFH1 isoform X2: MVVSSLLGMLGLEMPLHPQQQQQQPQNPQSAQNPHQLHHHPQMVAYSHHETDHSQHQQSVKQGYPFASKTKQLSPLSDEDEPGFTPDDGAADAKRKISPWQRMKWTDSMVRLLIMAVYYIGDEAGSEGNDPAGKKKAGGLLQKKGKWKSVSRAMMEKGFYVSPQQCEDKFNDLNKRYKRVNDILGRGTACKVVENQSLLDTMDLSPKMKEEVRKLLNSKHLFFREMCAYHNSCGHGATAGASGANHSPEVATETSQIQHQQAQQQRCLHSSDTAQIAGNSGRMDPEALKLTKVGSDEEDDDDDDDSDDDEDEDDEEAMDGHSRGHNGHGQEDDEDNDEKSTRKRPRKGALAMSLSPLMQQLSCEAVNVIQDGSKSVWEKKHWMKMRLMQLEEQQVSYQYQAFELEKQRLKWVKFSGKKEREMEKAKLENERRRLENERMVLLVRQKELELVDLQHQHQPQQHSSSKRGDPSSITG, encoded by the exons ATGGTAGTCAGTTCTTTACTGG GAATGTTAGGCCTTGAAATGCCATTACACCcccaacaacaacaacaacaacctCAAAACCCCCAAAGTGCCCAAAACCCACATCAGTTACATCATCACCCACAAATGGTTGCTTATTCCCATCACGAAACTGACCACTCACAACACCAACAATCTGTTAAACAAGGCTATCCTTTTGCTTCCAAAACTAAACAACTATCCCCTCTCAGTGATGAAGATGAACCCGGTTTTACTCCCGATGATGGTGCTGCTGAtgctaagagaaaaatatctCCATGGCAAAGAATGAAATGGACTGATAGCATGGTTAGGCTACTTATAATGGCGGTTTATTATATTGGTGATGAAGCTGGATCAGAAGGGAATGATCCTGCTGGCAAGAAAAAGGCTGGTGGATTATtacaaaagaaagggaagtGGAAATCGGTTTCGAGGGCTATGATGGAGAAAGGGTTTTATGTCTCACCACAACAATGTGAAGACAAGTTCAATGATTTGAATAAGAGGTATAAGAGGGTTAATGATATACTTGGTAGAGGAACAGCTTGTAAGGTGGTGGAGAATCAAAGCTTGCTTGATACAATGGATTTGTCCCCGAAAATGAAGGAAGAAGTTAGAAAATTGTTGAATTCTAAGCACTTGTTTTTCAGGGAAATGTGTGCTTATCACAATAGCTGTGGCCATGGTGCAACTGCTGGGGCTAGTGGTGCTAATCATTCGCCAGAGGTGGCCACTGAGACATCCCAGATTCAGCACCAGCAAGCTCAACAACAACGATGCCTCCATTCATCAGATACTGCTCAAATTGCTGGCAATTCGGGTAGAATGGATCCAGAGGCATTGAAATTGACTAAAGTAGGCAGTGACGAagaggatgatgatgatgatgatgactctgatgatgatgaggatgaGGATGATGAAGAGGCCATGGATGGTCACTCAAGAGGCCACAATGGACACGGTCAAGAAGATGATGAAGACAACGATGAAAAGTCTACTCGTAAAAGGCCAAGAAAGGGAGCATTGGCAATGTCATTATCACCATTGATGCAACAATTGAGCTGTGAAGCGGTGAATGTGATACAAGATGGGTCAAAGAGTGTTTGGGAGAAGAAGCATTGGATGAAAATGAGGCTAATGCAATTGGAAGAGCAACAAGTGAGCTACCAATACCAAGCATTCGAGCTTGAGAAGCAAAGGCTCAAGTGGGTCAAATTCAGTGGCAAGAAAGAGAGGGAAATGGAGAAAGCAAAGCTTGAGAATGAACGCAGGCGGTTGGAAAATGAGAGAATGGTGCTGCTTGTTAGGCAGAAGGAGTTGGAGTTGGTTGATCTTCAGCACCAACATCAACCTCAGCAGCATTCGTCAAGCAAGAGGGGAGACCCATCTAGCATCACTGGATGA